The Corynebacterium camporealensis genome contains a region encoding:
- the gndA gene encoding NADP-dependent phosphogluconate dehydrogenase, whose product MTEKTDLAQIGVVGLAVMGSNLARNFARNGNTVAVYNRSPEKTQALIADHGEEGNFLPAETVEDFVASLERPRKAIIMVQAGKATDAVIDQLAEAMDEGDIIIDGGNALYTDTMRREKEVAACGRHFVGAGISGGEEGALNGPSIMPGGPAESWETLGPILESIAANVDGTPCVTHIGPDGAGHFVKMVHNGIEYADMQVIGEAYQLLRYGAGMEPAEIAEVFREWNSGDLDSYLIEITAEVLAQTDPDTGAPLVDVIVDEAGQKGTGRWTAINGLDLGVPITAIAEAVFARALSSSTDQRAAAQEGQLPAGVDTDADISKDEFIEDVRRALYASKLIAYSQGFDEIKAGSKEYGWEVDPRDLATIWRGGCIIRAKFLDRIREAYDTNPDLPALILDPYFKSELEDLIAPWRRVVVKATQLGLPVPVFASSLSYYDSLRAKRLPAALIQGQRDFFGAHTFKRTDREGTFHIEWSGDRSQTES is encoded by the coding sequence ATGACTGAAAAGACAGATCTCGCGCAGATTGGCGTAGTTGGACTAGCCGTGATGGGCTCGAACCTGGCCCGTAACTTTGCTCGCAATGGCAACACTGTTGCTGTGTACAACCGTAGCCCGGAAAAGACCCAGGCTCTTATTGCCGATCACGGTGAGGAAGGAAACTTCCTGCCCGCCGAGACGGTCGAAGACTTCGTTGCTTCCCTGGAGCGCCCCCGCAAGGCGATCATCATGGTGCAGGCTGGCAAGGCTACCGATGCTGTGATTGACCAGCTGGCTGAGGCCATGGATGAAGGCGACATCATCATCGATGGTGGCAACGCGCTCTACACCGACACCATGCGTCGTGAAAAGGAGGTCGCAGCCTGCGGCCGTCACTTCGTCGGTGCTGGTATCTCCGGTGGCGAAGAAGGCGCACTGAATGGCCCATCCATCATGCCTGGTGGCCCGGCTGAGTCCTGGGAAACCCTGGGCCCAATTCTGGAGTCCATTGCGGCCAACGTTGACGGCACCCCGTGTGTCACCCACATCGGTCCGGATGGTGCTGGCCACTTCGTGAAGATGGTCCACAACGGCATCGAGTACGCCGACATGCAGGTCATCGGCGAGGCTTACCAGCTGCTGCGCTACGGCGCGGGTATGGAGCCAGCGGAAATCGCGGAGGTCTTCCGCGAGTGGAACTCCGGCGACCTGGATTCCTACCTCATTGAAATCACCGCTGAGGTCCTGGCTCAGACCGACCCGGATACGGGCGCACCACTTGTCGATGTCATCGTCGACGAAGCCGGCCAGAAGGGCACCGGCCGCTGGACCGCGATTAACGGTCTGGATCTGGGCGTGCCGATCACCGCTATTGCCGAGGCCGTCTTTGCCCGTGCACTCTCCTCCTCCACTGACCAGCGCGCTGCTGCTCAGGAAGGTCAGCTGCCTGCTGGCGTTGACACGGACGCGGATATCTCCAAGGACGAGTTCATCGAGGACGTCCGCCGTGCCCTCTACGCATCCAAGCTGATTGCGTACTCTCAGGGCTTTGATGAAATCAAGGCCGGTTCCAAGGAATACGGCTGGGAAGTCGACCCACGCGACCTGGCCACCATCTGGCGTGGCGGCTGCATCATCCGTGCGAAGTTCCTGGATCGTATCCGCGAGGCCTACGACACCAACCCGGATCTGCCAGCACTGATTCTGGATCCGTACTTCAAGTCTGAGCTGGAAGACCTCATCGCCCCGTGGCGTCGTGTGGTCGTCAAGGCCACCCAGCTGGGTCTGCCGGTTCCGGTCTTTGCTTCTTCCCTGTCCTACTACGACAGCCTGCGTGCCAAGCGCCTGCCGGCTGCTCTGATTCAGGGCCAGCGTGACTTCTTCGGCGCGCACACCTTCAAGCGCACCGACCGCGAGGGCACCTTCCACATCGAGTGGTCCGGCGACCGCAGCCAGACTGAAAGCTAG
- a CDS encoding PaaI family thioesterase, with the protein MKHLQVLEEMLARARKAPLSEEDLAELEKHNMGLGKTLGMRFTYLGPKEARLVAPVTPDTHQPWGVANGGFYASLAESVASIASVVAGGKPAVGVNNSTDFIKSTSEGEVEAVATPIQLGRRTHLWNIDITQGETLLARSTLRTMLLDA; encoded by the coding sequence ATGAAACATTTGCAGGTTTTAGAAGAGATGCTCGCCCGCGCCCGGAAAGCCCCTCTGAGTGAAGAAGATCTCGCCGAATTAGAAAAGCACAACATGGGTTTGGGCAAGACCCTCGGCATGCGTTTTACCTACCTGGGGCCGAAGGAAGCCCGCTTGGTCGCGCCGGTTACTCCGGACACGCACCAGCCTTGGGGCGTGGCTAACGGTGGATTTTATGCATCCTTGGCCGAGTCCGTTGCTTCGATTGCCAGCGTGGTCGCCGGCGGTAAGCCTGCAGTGGGCGTGAATAACTCCACGGACTTCATCAAGTCCACCAGCGAAGGCGAAGTAGAGGCCGTGGCCACCCCGATTCAGCTGGGTCGTCGTACCCACCTGTGGAACATCGACATCACCCAGGGTGAGACCCTTTTGGCACGCAGTACGCTGCGCACCATGCTTCTCGATGCCTAA
- the corA gene encoding magnesium/cobalt transporter CorA codes for MAVVPSPFRPRKKGENSTPSRLAVPAERAIEHCRVFVDGEALPGEYTPHSAQDAVKEYGRGFVWVGLHEPLESQMTKVASEFNIHELIVEDAVQAHQRPKLERYDDQLFMVARSVNYRDHDEVLDKRQIISTGEVQMIMGADFLITVRHGAKLPNLAYVVDGEQDLVELGPVAMAWKILDMMVDRYSEIAQLISDEVDEIEEEVFTPRQKFNIDRIYTFKREILEMKHAINPLSVALKHMISDHKDLISKQIRSYLRDVHDHELVVKDQVANFDERLTSLIDASVAKVTMQQNSDMRTISAVVGMWAAPTLVAGIYGMNFDRMPELHWTLGYPMAILIMVGVVTGLFIWFRKNDWL; via the coding sequence ATGGCTGTCGTACCCTCTCCATTTAGGCCGCGCAAAAAGGGCGAAAACTCGACCCCGTCGCGGCTTGCGGTGCCTGCTGAACGCGCAATTGAGCACTGCCGCGTCTTCGTCGACGGTGAAGCCCTGCCGGGCGAATACACCCCGCATTCGGCACAAGACGCGGTGAAAGAATACGGCCGCGGCTTTGTGTGGGTGGGTTTGCATGAGCCTTTGGAATCCCAGATGACGAAGGTGGCCTCGGAGTTTAATATTCACGAACTGATCGTCGAAGACGCAGTCCAAGCACACCAGCGCCCTAAGCTGGAGCGTTACGACGACCAGTTGTTCATGGTGGCTCGCTCGGTCAATTACCGTGACCACGATGAGGTGCTAGATAAGCGCCAGATCATCTCCACTGGTGAGGTGCAGATGATTATGGGCGCAGACTTCCTCATTACCGTCCGCCACGGTGCGAAGCTGCCGAACCTGGCCTACGTGGTCGATGGTGAGCAGGACCTAGTCGAGCTGGGTCCAGTGGCGATGGCCTGGAAGATTCTGGATATGATGGTCGACCGTTACTCGGAAATTGCCCAGCTTATTTCCGATGAGGTCGATGAAATTGAAGAAGAAGTCTTCACCCCACGACAGAAGTTCAACATCGACCGTATTTACACCTTCAAGCGTGAGATCTTGGAGATGAAGCACGCGATTAACCCGTTGTCGGTCGCGCTCAAGCACATGATTTCCGACCACAAGGATCTCATCTCCAAACAGATTCGTTCTTACCTGCGTGACGTCCACGACCACGAGCTGGTCGTTAAAGACCAGGTGGCCAACTTCGATGAGCGCCTAACCTCGCTTATCGATGCCTCCGTGGCCAAGGTGACCATGCAGCAAAACTCTGACATGCGCACCATTTCTGCAGTCGTTGGCATGTGGGCAGCACCCACCCTGGTAGCAGGTATCTACGGCATGAACTTTGACCGCATGCCGGAGCTGCACTGGACGCTTGGCTACCCGATGGCGATTCTCATCATGGTCGGCGTGGTGACGGGTCTGTTTATCTGGTTCCGCAAGAACGACTGGCTTTAG
- the secA2 gene encoding accessory Sec system translocase SecA2, translated as MGAFGWFWKAMGARSERNNKKSKAIVDNAAQAQSSLAELDDAAVADAARNAVKNGAIADKETFLAALAVASERRLGMSPFTVQSQAVLRLLEGDVIQMATGEGKTLVGAMAATGFALSGKRVHLVTVNNYLAGRDADWMRPLVEFFGLSVAAVTEKMDADARRAAYRSDIIYAPVNELGFDVLRDNQITDRSQTVQAHADVALVDEADSVLVDEALVPLVLAGNRPGEAPTGHITNVVSRLREDIDYTLGEDGRTVALTDDGAHRVERALGIDSLYSEENIGTILVKVNLALHAKALLIRDIHYLVVDGKLQLIDASRGRVADLQRWPDGLQAAVEAKEGLEVSEGGRILDTITLQELMRRYPLVCGMTGTAVEATDQLRQFYDLHVSVIDRHKELQRFDEADRIYATLEDKNQAIVDEISQVHATGQPILVGTHDVAESEELAEALQERGIEVNVLNAKNDAEEAKIIAEAGDIGRVTVSTQMAGRGTDIKLGGADESDHDAVAELGGLAVYGTSRYRTARLDNQLRGRAGRQGDPGLSLFFVSLEDDIVRQGGEDESLAAQPDESGRIQSKRVSDFVEHCQRVTEGQLLEIHAQTWKYNQLLADQRVSIDKRRDALLDTDTAWQELAEHNPQRAAELEDLPAEVKEAAAREIMLYHLDLAWADHLELMDDVRESIHLRAIARETPIDEYHRIAVREFKELAHRAKSEAFNTFAEVSIDSEGAHLDENGLARPSATWTYMVSDNPLAGSGNSALRGIGNMFR; from the coding sequence ATGGGTGCATTTGGTTGGTTTTGGAAGGCGATGGGAGCGCGATCGGAGCGCAATAATAAGAAATCCAAAGCCATCGTCGACAACGCCGCCCAGGCTCAGTCCTCTTTAGCCGAACTCGATGACGCCGCCGTGGCTGATGCCGCGCGCAATGCGGTGAAAAATGGGGCGATTGCCGATAAGGAAACCTTCCTCGCCGCATTAGCTGTCGCCAGCGAGCGCCGCCTTGGCATGTCGCCTTTTACCGTGCAGTCCCAGGCCGTGCTGCGCCTGCTGGAAGGCGACGTTATCCAGATGGCTACCGGTGAGGGCAAGACCTTGGTTGGTGCCATGGCAGCCACCGGCTTTGCCTTAAGCGGCAAACGCGTCCACCTGGTGACGGTCAACAATTACTTGGCCGGTCGTGACGCCGATTGGATGCGCCCGCTCGTCGAGTTCTTTGGCCTTAGTGTGGCAGCGGTGACCGAGAAGATGGATGCCGATGCCCGCCGTGCGGCCTACCGCAGCGACATTATTTACGCTCCCGTCAACGAGCTGGGCTTTGACGTGCTGCGCGATAACCAAATCACCGACCGTTCCCAGACGGTGCAGGCGCACGCCGATGTCGCCTTGGTCGATGAGGCAGACTCCGTGCTTGTCGATGAAGCCCTGGTGCCACTCGTCCTCGCCGGCAACCGTCCGGGTGAAGCTCCCACAGGGCATATCACCAATGTGGTCTCCCGCCTGCGCGAAGATATCGACTACACCTTGGGCGAGGATGGCCGCACCGTTGCGCTAACCGACGATGGCGCCCACCGCGTTGAGCGTGCGTTGGGCATTGATTCGCTGTATTCGGAAGAAAACATCGGCACCATCCTGGTCAAAGTCAACCTAGCGCTTCACGCTAAAGCGCTATTGATTCGCGATATCCACTATCTAGTTGTGGACGGGAAGCTGCAGCTTATCGATGCCTCCCGCGGCCGCGTAGCCGACCTCCAGCGCTGGCCCGATGGGTTGCAGGCCGCAGTCGAGGCCAAGGAAGGCCTCGAAGTATCCGAGGGCGGTCGGATCCTCGACACCATTACCTTGCAGGAACTCATGCGCCGCTATCCACTGGTGTGTGGCATGACCGGCACGGCAGTCGAGGCGACTGATCAGCTGCGTCAGTTCTACGACCTGCACGTCTCAGTCATTGACCGGCATAAGGAACTGCAGCGCTTTGACGAAGCTGACCGCATCTACGCCACGCTGGAGGACAAGAACCAGGCCATCGTCGACGAAATCTCGCAGGTCCATGCCACCGGCCAACCCATCCTGGTCGGTACTCACGATGTCGCAGAGTCCGAGGAACTCGCTGAGGCTCTCCAAGAACGTGGCATTGAGGTCAACGTGCTGAACGCAAAGAACGATGCCGAGGAAGCCAAGATCATTGCCGAAGCCGGCGATATTGGCCGTGTGACTGTTTCTACCCAGATGGCTGGCCGCGGTACCGACATCAAACTCGGTGGCGCTGACGAATCCGACCACGACGCCGTGGCGGAACTCGGCGGCCTGGCAGTCTATGGCACCTCCCGTTATCGCACTGCACGTCTGGATAACCAGCTCCGCGGCCGTGCGGGTCGCCAGGGCGACCCCGGTTTGAGCCTGTTCTTCGTGTCCTTGGAAGACGACATTGTGCGCCAGGGTGGGGAAGACGAGTCGCTTGCTGCCCAGCCGGATGAGTCCGGCCGAATCCAGTCCAAGCGAGTCTCTGACTTCGTCGAACATTGCCAGCGTGTCACCGAAGGCCAGCTGCTGGAAATCCATGCGCAGACCTGGAAATACAATCAGTTGCTGGCGGACCAGCGAGTAAGCATCGATAAGCGCCGCGACGCACTACTGGACACCGATACTGCCTGGCAGGAATTGGCTGAGCACAACCCGCAGCGTGCCGCTGAGCTTGAGGACCTGCCTGCCGAGGTAAAGGAAGCAGCCGCCCGCGAAATCATGCTCTACCACCTGGATCTGGCCTGGGCGGATCACCTGGAGCTCATGGATGATGTGCGTGAGTCCATTCACCTGCGTGCTATTGCACGGGAGACGCCCATCGACGAGTACCACCGCATTGCGGTGCGTGAGTTCAAGGAATTGGCACACCGAGCTAAGAGTGAGGCATTTAATACTTTTGCTGAAGTCTCTATCGACTCCGAGGGCGCCCACCTGGATGAAAATGGTCTGGCTCGACCGTCTGCTACCTGGACTTACATGGTTTCAGACAATCCTTTGGCCGGTTCTGGCAACTCAGCACTGCGGGGAATTGGTAACATGTTCAGGTAA
- the ftsR gene encoding transcriptional regulator FtsR has translation MSIGVVLDQLHKEFPEVTVSKIRFLESEGLVSPQRTASGYRRFTQQDVDRLRYILTTQRDNYTPLKVIREQLEAMDSGQVTAIVTASKAEPMVSPEKFRAPTLSRLTDEEVAKQAECTIDDVAELTRIGLISPDSSGFFNTDDVAVVSNAVALRAFGFETRHLKSLRNYARRQADLISQVADPVANSKSDTATQQAAELSQQMTALVVSLQGTLLKTELRNEYEA, from the coding sequence ATGTCCATTGGCGTGGTGTTGGATCAACTCCACAAGGAGTTTCCGGAAGTAACGGTGTCGAAGATTCGCTTCCTGGAATCTGAGGGCCTGGTCAGCCCACAGCGCACCGCCTCGGGCTACCGCCGCTTTACTCAGCAGGACGTCGATCGTCTCCGCTACATCCTGACCACGCAGCGCGACAACTACACTCCGCTGAAGGTCATCCGTGAGCAGCTCGAAGCTATGGATTCCGGTCAGGTCACCGCCATCGTGACTGCTTCTAAGGCAGAGCCCATGGTCTCGCCGGAGAAATTCCGCGCACCAACTCTGTCTCGTCTCACCGATGAGGAAGTAGCCAAGCAAGCTGAGTGCACCATCGACGACGTTGCGGAACTAACCCGCATCGGACTTATCTCTCCGGATTCTTCCGGATTCTTTAACACTGACGATGTCGCTGTGGTCTCCAACGCCGTGGCACTGCGCGCTTTCGGCTTTGAAACCCGTCACCTGAAGTCGCTGCGCAACTACGCACGCCGTCAGGCTGATTTGATTTCGCAGGTTGCTGACCCGGTTGCTAACTCCAAGTCCGATACCGCAACTCAGCAAGCAGCTGAGCTGTCCCAGCAGATGACCGCCCTGGTTGTCTCTTTACAGGGCACACTGCTCAAGACTGAGCTGCGCAACGAGTACGAGGCTTAA
- a CDS encoding MerR family transcriptional regulator, whose product MNKGTTHDEYVQESLFDVGPDEEVGYRVPIACQVAGITYRQLDYWARTNLVKPSIRNARGSGSQRLYSFKDVLVLKIVKRLLDTGISLQNIRLAVESLRDRGVNDLAELTLVSDGTTVYECRSNEEVIDLLAGGQGVFGIAVPGIMKELSGTISNFPAERVDNTDDEATVIGLDELAARRQRKTS is encoded by the coding sequence ATGAACAAGGGCACCACCCACGACGAGTACGTGCAGGAATCCCTCTTCGACGTCGGACCAGACGAGGAGGTCGGCTACCGCGTACCGATCGCATGCCAGGTCGCCGGCATCACCTACCGCCAGCTCGACTACTGGGCACGCACCAACCTGGTCAAGCCTTCCATCCGCAACGCACGCGGCTCTGGTTCCCAGCGCCTGTACTCCTTCAAGGACGTCCTGGTTCTCAAGATTGTCAAGCGCCTGCTGGACACCGGCATTTCTCTGCAGAACATCCGCCTGGCAGTCGAATCCCTACGTGACCGTGGTGTTAATGACTTGGCTGAGCTCACTCTCGTTTCTGATGGCACCACCGTCTACGAGTGCCGCTCCAACGAAGAGGTAATCGACCTTCTGGCCGGCGGCCAGGGCGTATTCGGCATTGCAGTTCCAGGCATCATGAAGGAACTTTCCGGCACCATCTCCAACTTCCCGGCAGAGCGTGTGGACAACACCGACGACGAAGCCACCGTCATCGGCCTGGACGAGCTGGCAGCTCGCCGTCAGCGCAAGACTTCCTAA
- the thiM gene encoding hydroxyethylthiazole kinase encodes MVVDFADAHACLQKVEPLVQCLTNKVVTNFTANALLAAGASPAMLDTPEESEEFAQIAHGVLINIGTPSTEQYGGMRAAIAGAQGHTPWVLDPVAMGGPKLRSDFAREVVQQHPAAIRGNASEIIALNGGAGGRGTESTANVNDALAAAQELAKKTGAVVGVSGPKDLIVDANQHVLIEGGHPLLQKVTGTGCALGALCAAYLGAYDDPFVAVATAHAHASAAGSVAVRSASAPGSFAVAWLDALYELDGAAIANEVTIK; translated from the coding sequence ATTGTTGTGGATTTTGCTGATGCGCATGCCTGCCTTCAGAAGGTAGAACCGCTCGTACAATGCTTGACCAACAAGGTCGTCACCAACTTCACCGCCAATGCACTATTGGCCGCGGGCGCTAGCCCAGCGATGTTGGATACTCCAGAAGAATCAGAAGAGTTCGCCCAGATCGCCCATGGTGTGCTGATCAACATCGGAACCCCCTCCACTGAGCAATACGGCGGTATGCGTGCTGCCATCGCCGGTGCACAGGGCCACACGCCATGGGTGCTCGACCCGGTGGCCATGGGTGGACCGAAACTCCGCAGCGACTTTGCCCGCGAGGTCGTCCAACAGCACCCGGCAGCCATTCGCGGTAATGCCTCGGAAATCATCGCGCTCAATGGTGGCGCCGGCGGCCGCGGTACCGAATCCACTGCCAACGTCAACGATGCACTGGCTGCCGCTCAAGAACTAGCCAAGAAAACTGGCGCTGTTGTCGGTGTATCGGGCCCGAAGGACCTCATCGTGGATGCCAACCAACACGTGCTCATTGAAGGCGGGCATCCCCTGCTGCAGAAAGTCACCGGCACCGGTTGTGCGCTTGGTGCTCTGTGCGCGGCCTACCTGGGTGCCTACGACGACCCATTCGTCGCAGTAGCTACCGCACACGCACACGCCTCTGCTGCGGGCAGCGTCGCCGTCCGCAGCGCTAGCGCCCCTGGCTCTTTCGCCGTGGCCTGGTTGGATGCGCTCTATGAACTAGACGGTGCTGCTATCGCAAACGAGGTGACCATCAAGTGA
- a CDS encoding bifunctional nuclease domain-containing protein, giving the protein MSDDVSLEFHGIHDMPPEGDLCALFRWVEGDRILPIWLSPDDGAYTQAKLQGYNSKRPAAIDVLIDLIEELGGVTSIRIVHQYEGAFMVDITVASGQVLDSRMSDALIVADYFDQQIQIDPDVLQSTAVFLTPEDLEEYFQLQFEPAETHEDDDQPHDAAKDEDFAEMMRSLGMSEEELLGEDNSNSDNTVSNDDEGEQGSGTDSDGGDGNNPAEDR; this is encoded by the coding sequence ATGAGCGATGACGTTTCCCTAGAGTTTCACGGCATCCACGACATGCCGCCCGAAGGCGACCTGTGCGCACTGTTTCGCTGGGTCGAAGGCGATCGCATCCTGCCCATCTGGCTCTCCCCGGATGATGGCGCCTACACCCAAGCCAAACTGCAGGGCTACAACTCCAAGCGTCCTGCTGCCATCGATGTGCTCATCGACCTCATCGAAGAACTCGGCGGCGTTACCTCCATCCGCATCGTCCACCAATATGAAGGCGCCTTCATGGTGGACATCACCGTCGCCTCTGGCCAAGTACTCGACTCCCGCATGAGCGATGCTCTCATCGTGGCCGACTACTTCGACCAGCAAATTCAGATCGACCCGGACGTCCTGCAGTCCACCGCAGTCTTTCTCACCCCAGAAGACCTCGAGGAATACTTCCAACTGCAGTTCGAACCCGCCGAGACCCACGAAGACGACGATCAACCCCACGATGCCGCCAAGGACGAAGACTTCGCCGAAATGATGCGCTCACTCGGCATGTCCGAAGAAGAACTCCTCGGCGAAGACAACAGCAACTCTGACAACACCGTCAGCAACGACGACGAAGGCGAGCAGGGAAGCGGCACCGACAGCGACGGCGGCGACGGCAACAACCCTGCCGAGGATCGCTAA
- a CDS encoding class I SAM-dependent DNA methyltransferase, producing the protein MPTWKEVTSANPEHSHNFARKWKVLEAQGKDIHGEARLVDAMVERNSRILDAGCGTGRLGGELLRRGHEVVGVDVDPILIQHAEADHPEGTWEVGDLSEDTIPGENFDLAVAAGNVMGFLAVEGRTAALRNIFDSLHPGGRFVTGFGEGRGWEFDDFMQMAKEVGFRVDFKFSSWDLKVFHPNSTFLVAVLSKPGSSLLD; encoded by the coding sequence ATGCCCACCTGGAAAGAAGTTACGAGCGCAAACCCGGAGCATTCGCACAACTTTGCACGAAAGTGGAAGGTCTTAGAAGCCCAGGGTAAAGACATCCACGGCGAAGCACGGCTTGTCGATGCCATGGTGGAACGCAATTCCCGCATCCTTGACGCCGGCTGCGGTACCGGCCGCTTAGGCGGCGAACTCCTTCGCCGGGGCCACGAGGTCGTCGGCGTCGATGTGGATCCGATTCTTATCCAGCACGCCGAAGCCGATCACCCAGAAGGCACCTGGGAAGTAGGCGATCTATCCGAAGACACCATTCCGGGCGAGAACTTCGACCTCGCCGTTGCTGCCGGTAACGTCATGGGCTTTCTCGCCGTCGAAGGTCGCACCGCCGCGCTGCGCAACATCTTCGACAGCCTGCACCCCGGCGGCCGCTTTGTTACCGGCTTCGGCGAAGGCCGCGGCTGGGAATTCGACGACTTCATGCAGATGGCCAAGGAGGTCGGCTTTCGCGTCGACTTTAAGTTCTCCTCCTGGGACCTGAAGGTCTTCCACCCGAACTCGACCTTCCTCGTCGCCGTCTTATCGAAGCCCGGCTCCTCGCTCTTGGATTAG
- a CDS encoding DEAD/DEAH box helicase → MTDFSSLGLPRDIVQVLAQQGITEPFPIQAAAIPDAVAGKDVLGRGPTGSGKTFTFGLPMITRLAEAGASRPGHPRGLVLAPTRELATQIHERLDEPANAMGLRVLSVVGGVNINRHIRSLARPVDLLVATPGRAQDLINQGHLTLDEVRITTLDEADQMADMGFLPQVRKLLRATPQDGQRLLFSATLDGEVQKLVKEFLHNPVTHSTAPAEASVDTMSHHLVFVGKREQRNAVVLRIGAREGKTIMFMRTKHGVDRQAKKLRRVGINAYPLHGDKGQGSRTAAIDGFRDGSIPVLVATDIAARGIDIADVDLVVHVDPPAEHKAYLHRAGRTARGGATGKVVTLCMNEQRDEVAKLLNKAGVDAAELDLSDMDTPERSPQLAQLTGARKPAGTTLPPPGAAQQSQRTKRGEAAQGKGKQGNRSSNSRGRNNAKDAKQSPWGKPKRKSRYRGAGQDHPRQGQGKKNSSTRRKRQGR, encoded by the coding sequence ATGACCGACTTTTCTTCCCTGGGCCTGCCACGTGACATCGTGCAGGTCCTCGCCCAACAGGGCATCACTGAACCTTTCCCCATCCAAGCCGCAGCTATCCCAGATGCGGTGGCGGGAAAGGATGTCTTAGGGCGCGGCCCGACTGGTTCGGGCAAGACTTTTACCTTTGGCCTGCCGATGATTACCCGGCTGGCCGAGGCCGGCGCCTCGCGCCCCGGTCATCCCCGCGGTCTAGTGCTTGCACCTACCCGCGAACTTGCCACGCAGATTCACGAGCGCCTCGACGAACCTGCCAACGCCATGGGCTTGCGCGTGCTTTCTGTCGTCGGTGGCGTGAACATCAACCGCCACATCCGCTCGCTGGCTAGGCCCGTCGACCTCCTGGTGGCCACCCCGGGTCGTGCACAAGACCTCATCAACCAAGGTCACTTAACCCTGGATGAAGTCCGCATTACCACTTTGGATGAAGCCGATCAGATGGCGGACATGGGCTTTTTGCCACAGGTGCGCAAGCTCCTGCGCGCTACCCCACAGGATGGTCAGCGACTGCTCTTTTCTGCCACCTTGGATGGTGAGGTGCAAAAGCTGGTCAAGGAGTTCCTCCATAACCCAGTCACGCACTCCACCGCCCCGGCGGAAGCATCCGTGGACACGATGAGTCACCACCTGGTCTTCGTTGGGAAGCGCGAGCAGCGCAACGCCGTGGTGCTGCGCATCGGCGCACGCGAAGGCAAGACGATCATGTTCATGCGCACCAAACACGGCGTGGATCGCCAAGCTAAGAAGCTGCGCCGTGTCGGCATCAACGCTTACCCATTGCATGGCGATAAGGGACAAGGCTCGCGCACCGCAGCTATCGATGGTTTCCGCGACGGCTCCATCCCAGTTCTCGTGGCCACCGATATCGCTGCACGCGGCATCGACATCGCCGACGTTGACCTCGTCGTCCACGTCGATCCCCCAGCTGAGCACAAGGCCTACCTGCACCGCGCTGGCCGTACTGCCCGCGGTGGTGCCACAGGCAAGGTAGTCACACTATGCATGAACGAGCAACGCGACGAAGTAGCCAAGCTATTAAACAAAGCTGGCGTCGACGCCGCCGAGCTCGACTTAAGCGACATGGACACCCCGGAGCGTTCCCCACAACTGGCGCAGCTCACCGGTGCCCGTAAACCTGCGGGCACTACCCTGCCTCCGCCCGGCGCAGCACAGCAAAGCCAGCGCACCAAGCGTGGCGAAGCCGCGCAGGGCAAGGGCAAGCAGGGCAATCGAAGCTCGAATTCGCGCGGCCGTAACAACGCCAAGGATGCGAAACAGAGCCCCTGGGGTAAGCCGAAAAGGAAGTCCCGTTATCGTGGTGCCGGGCAAGATCATCCACGACAGGGCCAAGGTAAGAAGAACTCTTCGACTCGAAGGAAGCGACAAGGACGATAG
- the odhI gene encoding oxoglutarate dehydrogenase inhibitor Odhl — MSENTGTPEPQVETTSVFRADLLKEMENGASAGADSSVSGVDNLPEGQALLVVKRGPNAGARFLLDQPTTTAGRHPEADIFLDDVTVSRRHAEFRQNDGKFEVVDVGSLNGTYVNREPRNSQELEVGDEIQIGKFRLVFIANQQ, encoded by the coding sequence ATGAGTGAGAACACCGGAACCCCGGAGCCACAGGTCGAGACCACTTCGGTCTTTCGTGCGGATCTCCTGAAGGAAATGGAAAACGGCGCTTCTGCTGGCGCTGACAGCTCCGTTTCTGGCGTCGACAACCTGCCAGAGGGCCAGGCTCTCCTGGTGGTCAAGCGTGGTCCGAATGCCGGTGCCCGCTTCCTGCTGGATCAGCCAACCACCACGGCTGGCCGCCACCCGGAGGCAGACATCTTCCTCGATGACGTGACCGTGTCCCGTCGTCATGCAGAGTTCCGTCAGAACGACGGCAAGTTCGAGGTCGTCGACGTGGGATCCCTGAACGGCACCTACGTCAACCGCGAGCCACGCAACTCTCAGGAGCTTGAGGTCGGCGACGAGATCCAGATCGGTAAGTTCCGTCTGGTCTTCATTGCTAACCAGCAGTAA